TTTCCTGAACAGATAAGCTGTTATTATAAGATATTTTCCATAAAGAGTCCCCAGATTGAACTTTATATGTTACTTCATGGGCTGAAGTTTGTTTTGTAAATCCAATTGAAATGATCCCAAGAGTTGCAATCGTAAAAAGAAATTGTTTTTTCAAACACGACACGCTCCTTAGTGTTAGAATTCTGTTTCTGCGAAAGTCTGAATTCATCATAACGTGTTGATGAAAGATTTGATTATACCCCTAAAAATTTGGAGTAACTAGAGATATTATCCAATTCATCTTATAAATGTAAGCGTTTAACACATTTCTCGACAAAAAAGAAGGATTTTTCATAACTAATAAGAAATTACATAGTATAAAAATCGAATCGAATAAAGGTGATATTGATGAAAATATCAAAATTTGTAACACCCGAAATTATTTTCGGTAAAAACTCGATTAAACAAGCGGGTGAGGCATGTTTACGCCTTGGTGCAAAAAAGGTATTAATTGTGAGTGATCAAGGAGTTGCGGCAGCTGGCTGGCTAGAAAAAGTTGTTAATCTTTGTAAAGAATCTTGTCTTCCTTTTGCCATATATACAGATATTACGATTGATCCTAAGGATACAGAAGTGATTAACGGATCCCGACTTTATATAGAAAACGAATGTGATGCCATTATTGGTGTTGGTGGAGGAAGCGCATTAGATGTGGCAAAGGCTATTGCCATTGTGGCAACAAATGGAGGAGAAATTAAGGATTATGAAGGAATTGATAAAATCGTCCATCCTTTGCCGCCTATGATCATGATTATGACTACAGCGGGATCTGGGTCGGAAGTTTCTCAGTTTTCTGTCATAGTGGATTCAACTCGAAAAAAGAAAATGACAATTATTTCGAAATCACTTGTACCAGACATTGCCATTATAGATCCGCTTACTTTAATGACAAAAGATAGCAGTTTAACGGCTGCAACTGGTATGGATGTTTTAACTCATGCTATTGAGGCTTATGTGAGTATCGCAGCCACACCATTAACAGATGTACAAGCGAAGAATGCATTATCCCTTGTGGCGACTTATCTAAGACCTTCTGTTGCATCAAAAACAAATGAAGAGGCAAAGGAAGCAATGGCGATGGCTAGCTTACAAGCAGGACTTGCTTTTTCTAATGCGATTTTAGGAGCGGCACACGCTATTTCTCATGCAATTGGTGGAAGGTTTCCGTTACCTCATGGTGAAATAAATGCAATACTTTTACCATATGTGATGGATTTTAATTTTATTGCTGCACCAAAACGGTTTACAGATATGGCAGGGTGCATAGGAATTGATACAAGAGCGTTTACCCAAAAAGAAGCTGGAAATGCAGCAATCCAATATGTAAGAGAGTTATCGGCTGATATCGGAATTCCAAAGCAATTAAGAGAGGTTGGAATTTCACAAGATATGATTACATCTATCTGTCAAACTGCATTAGAAGATGCATGTATGATAACAAATCCTCGTGATATGAATCTTGAACAAATGAAGCAGTTATTACATCAGGTTTTGTAAGGAGGAAATTCTTTTGCTTGAAGATAAAAACGAGATGATTGCCCTGTTAACAGGTGTTGAATCTTCCAAGAAAAGCTATTATACAGAACTTAAGAAAACAGTCGATATGTTACAAAAGAAAAATATGCAACTTGAAATAATGAACGAAGTAATGAAGAGTATTAAAATTGATATGACACTAGAAGAGATTTTAAGTAATATGGTTGATAAATTAAAAAGTATTATTCAATTTGATCGATTAAGCTTTTTTCTTCTCCAAAATGTAAGCCTTACTTTAATTAACGTTTTTCCAGAAAACACTTCTACCATTGAACGTGGGATAGACTTACCTCGTGATAACTCTCTTTACTGGATGGCTTTAACTAAACGGCAAGTTATGTTTCAGCAGTTAGAATATCCAACCTGGAATTTTAATGAACTAGAGTTTTTAAGAAACCTAAAGCTAAACAGCATTCTCGTTGTGCCTATTTATAGTAAAAACAAGGAAATCGGTGTAATCTGTATAGGTCGTTGTTTTCATGAACATTGGCATTCAGAGGACATAGCATTTCTTGAGCAGCTTGCCGATCATTTAGCAGTTAGTATAGAAAATACCCAATTATATAATGAGGTATTAAGGTCAAAGCAAGAGTGGGAGAACACATTTAAAGCAGTTGACGATATGATCATTATTTTTGATAAACATGTAAATGTTATTCAAATGAACGACTCGGTTAGGCACTTTTTGAAAACCCATCATCATAAAGATAATCTTCTACTAGAGCAACACTATAAAAGACTCGCTAATAAAACGTTTCAAACAGAAAAAGCCAGTTATCAAGAAATTCATTTTGAGGACCAATCCACCTTTGAACTTTACACATATCCCGTTTATAACAATAAAAACTTTGTATACGGAGTTATTGCCTATGTAAAAGATGTAACAGAAAAACGAAAAATGGAGGTGCAATTACTTCATTCGGGAAAATTGGCTGCAATTGGGGAAATGGCAGCAGGAGTAGCTCATGAACTAAATAGTCCACTCACTGCAATCTTAGGAAATTCACAGCTTCTATTAAGAAATGTAAAGGAAGACGATGATTCTTTTACTCTTTTACGAGATATTAAAACATGTGGAGTTCGTTGTAAAGACATTATTAAAAGTTTACTAGCTTTCTCCAGACAAGAGGAGTATACATTTCAATCTTTTCATATAAATGATGCGGTGAAACAGGTGTTAAATTTATTAAAATATCAGTTGAAAAAAAATCAAATAAACGTTATCACAAACTTATATGAAGATCTTCCAATGATCGAAGGAAGTCAGCAGCAAATTGAACAAATTATTATTAATCTGCTACTAAATGCAAAAGATGCAGTAGAAGTGATAGTAAAAGATGATAAAGAAATTGAAATTATGACATCACTTGAAAATCAATCAGTTAAGGTCTCGGTCCGTGACAATGGTATTGGCATAGAACAAGAACGCTTATCAAAAATTTTCCATCCTTTTCATACAACAAAAGAAGCTGAAAAAGGAACTGGTTTAGGCTTATCAGTAAGCATAGGAATCGCTAAAACACATGGTGGAAGTATTGATGTAATAAGTGAAGTAAACAAAGGCAGTACTTTTCAACTCGTGTTGCCACTTCAACCATTAACTAAAACTGAGGTGAGTGTATGATTTCGATTTTAATTATTGACGATGAAGTGGAAATTGGTTACTTTTTATCTCGTCTTTTTCAGTCTAAAGGATATCAGGTTAAGGTCGTTAATAGTGGAAAGGAATTTTCTGAAATTGACTTTTCGTTAGAGCAATTTCATGTTGCTATGATTGACCTGAAATTACCGGATGCAAATGGTCTTACACTATTGCAAAATCTAAAACAAGTTCAACCCACATGTAAAGTAATGATCATGACAGGATACAGTACCATTAAGACTGCTGTCGATGCGATTAAACTAGGTGCGAGTGATTATATAGAAAAGCCTTTTGACGATATTGATTTATTAGAAAAGCAGGTAGAAAAATTGCTAGGATCTACCTGTTTTTCGAATCAACATCATATCGAAAAGATAGCCCGTGAATCAGGACTTATTGTTGGAAATAGTAGGGCAATGAATCAGCTTATTCAAACAGCTGCCAAGGTTGCTGGAAAACCGGTAAATATTTTAATTGAGGGTGAAACAGGTACAGGGAAAGAAGTCTTATCACGCTTTTTACATCAAGCAAGTGATCGGCATCAAGAATCTTTTATTGGTGTAAACTGTGGTGCACTCTCTGAAAACTTACTAGAGAGTGAATTATTTGGTCATGAAAAGGGTTCCTTTACTGGCGCTACCCAGCATCGAAAAGGATTATTTGAAATTGCCAGCAACGGAACCTTATTTTTGGATGAAATAGCTGAAGCATCTTATGCGATTCAGGTAAAACTACTTCGGGTTCTTGAAACAAGGGAGTTTATGCGGGTTGGTAGTGAGAGCATCCTTCGAACCAAGACTAGGTTAATAGCGGCAACGAACGAAGATCTAAAAGAAGCTGTTAAACAAAAGAAATTCAGAGAAGATTTATTTTATCGTTTAAATGTTGTTCATCTGAAAATACCGCCATTACGTGAGCGGAAGGAGGATATTCCACTCCTTGTTCAGCATTTACTGCAACGAACTGGCACGGCACTCTCATTTTCTAATTCTGCGATAGACTTATTACAATCATATGATTGGCCGGGAAATATAAGAGAGTTATCAAACTTTGTTACAAGAGCAGTTATGTTAGCTGATCCTCATGCTACCATTATTCAGGCCGGTGATTTACCAATAAATCACCAAACTAAAAGTCAAGTGATAACCTCTAATACAGATAAACAAGAAAGTAATTTGGAAAGTTACTTAAAAACATGGCTGACAGAAACATTGACTACGTTTGAACAAAAAGACGAAGTTAAGCTAGATGAGGTGCTGGCCCAAGTAAAAGAATTAGAATCACAGGTTGGTAAATCGTTTATTATAAGAACATTAAAAGACACGCATGGAAACAGGAAAGAAGCTGCAAAACGACTGCAAATTACAATGAGAAAGCTGAGATATTTGTTAAACGAAAAAACGTAATAACACTTTGATTATGATAAAATATTTATTATAATAAGCAAGAATGACAATAATTGTCCTATATAAAAGGAGATAAAGAAAAGATCATGTCGAATTCAGAAAACAATACAAATGAAAAAAAGAAAGTAAGTCTTAAGGAATTAATGGAGCAACAATTAGCAAAAAAGAAAGAAAAGCTTTCTAATAATAAACAATCATTAAATGGTGCTGCTTCTAATCAAAAAATGAAAAGTCAGCAACACAAAAAAACAAGTAATACACGAAGAAAAATGGGTTCATAAATAAACTTTTTAAAAAGGACATTTTCTTAATAAAAGAAGATGTCCTTTTTATTTTCTATTGAAATTTCTGCTTGTTCTCTTTGCGTGATAGAGTGCTTTATCCAGCATCAGTTTTTAAGAAAAGAGTAACCAAATCTAGCATTTTCTACGCAAATTCGGCACTGTAACAAAAAAACGGCAGAAAAAAGCCGATTTTTCGGCTCTATTATCATGGTGTTTTAGAATCTCCTTCAATTGTAAGCGTTTATTATTTGGCACAATTCTTGCTTATTTATTAACGAATCAATTTGAGAGGAGTTGTTTAATGATAGAAATAAAATAATAGAAATAGTTTTCATTCTGCGTTCTAACACGATCTAAAGATTAATATATTTGATAACGGTGGCACGATCACCAACAATTTTTGATACATCAATTTGTCTTACATAAATTCTTTTAGCTATCCAACTTATATTTTAATATTTTAGGAGGAGATTTTAATGGTACAAAACGTAGGAACAAAAGAACTAGAATTGAGCCCTAGATTAGTTGAATTTTTAAATGGGGACAAAAAGCTTTTTATTAATGGAGAATGGGTAGAGGCAGTAAGTGGTAAAACATTTGATACATTAAACCCGGCAACTGGTGAGAAACTAGCATCTGTTTCTGAAGCAGGGGAAGAGGACATTGATTTAGCTGTGAAAGCTGCTAGAGAAGCATTTGACAATGGTCCATGGTCGAAGATGGGAACTGCTGAAAGAAGTCGTTTAATTTATAAATTAGCTGACTTAATTGAAGAACATAAAGTAGAGCTTGCACAGTTAGAAACACTAGATAATGGTAAACCGATTCGCGAAACTGCAAACGCAGACATTCCATTAGCAATTGAACATTTTCGTTATTTTGCAGGTTGGGCTACAAAGATTGTAGGACAAACAATTCCTGTACAAGGAAACTATTTCAATTACACACGTCATGAAGCAGTTGGGGTAGTTGGACAGATCATTCCTTGGAATTTCCCATTGTTAATGGCTGCCTGGAAGCTTGGTGCTGCGCTTGCAACAGGATGTACAATTGTCCTTAAGCCGGCAGAACAAACACCTTTATCTGCACTATATTTAGGGAAATTAATTAATGAAGCTGGCTTCCCTAAAGGTGTTGTTAATATCGTTCCAGGCTTCGGTCAAACAGCTGGTTCACCATTAGTAAATCATCCGTTAGTAGACAAAGTAGCTTTCACAGGTTCAACAGCTGTTGGTAAAGCAATTATGAGACAGGCAAGTGAATCATTAAAACGTGTAACTCTTGAGCTTGGCGGGAAATCACCTAATATTATCTTACCTGATGCTGATCTTTCGAAGGCTGTACCTGGTTCTTTAATGGGAATTATGTTTAATCAGGGTCAAGTATGTTGTGCGGGTAGCCGTCTTTATGTACAGAAAAAACAATACGATAATGTTGTTGCAGATTTAGTATCCCTAACAAAAGATATCTCTCAAGGTAATGGATTATTAGAAGCAACAACAATGGGACCTCTCATTTCAGCACAACAGCAAAATCGTGTAAAAGGATACATTGATAAAGGAATTGAAGAAGGAGCAGAAGTTCTAGCTGGAGGTAATATTCCATTTGAACAAGGTTATTTCGTAGCTCCTACCATTTTCGCCGATGTTAATAATTCAATGACGATCGCAAAGGAAGAAATCTTCGGACCAGTTGTTGCTGCGATGCCGTTTGATGACTTAGATGATCTTGTTGACAAAGCAAATGACTCTAACTATGGTCTAGCAGCTGGTGTTTGGACACAAGATATTAAAAAAGCACACTACATTGCACACCGTATTAAAGCAGGAACTGTATGGGTAAACTGCTACAACGCATTTGACGCAGCAAGTCCTTTTGGCGGATATAAGCAATCAGGTATCGGCCGTGAAATGGGAAGCTATGCATTAGAAAATTACACAGAAGTAAAAAGTGTTTGGGTAAATATGGATTAATAGCTGAAGATAAGAGGTCGTCATTGAGATGACCTCTTTTTAATTTGATTTTAGGTAATAGGAAAAGTGTCGATTTTTGTCTAATCGAAGATAAAACGTCTAAAATCGAAGATAAATCTCAAAAATCGAAGATAAAACGTTTAGAATCGAAGATAAATCTCTAAAATCGAAGATAAAACGTTCAGAATCGAAGATAAATCTCAAAAATCGAAGATAAAACGTTCAAAATCAAAGATAAATATCAATTATCGCAGATAAAATCTAATTTCAGTCAACCAAAGACAAAATTTAAGACGGCTTCCGCCCATTAAAAATAATTTCTGCCATAAAAGGTGAGTATTTTTTAATAATTCGTTCAGATTCACTAGATAAAATGCCACTTTCATATGTATACAATCTCTTTTTGACATAAGGAACAGATTCTATAAAGTCTTCCATTTGCAAATAGTTATCCTTAACAGCAAACACAACATGGCGTATATTTGCCATAACAATAGTTGTTAAACACATCATACAAGGTTCAACAGTTGTGTAGATTGTACAGTTTTCAGCATGTTTTTTTAAATAGGCTGCACAGCTATGGATCGCATTTATTTCAGCGTGTGCCACTTCGTTTTCTAATGTGCTTATCCGATTGGAGCCTCGCGAAATGATTTTTCCATCATGAACGATCACAGCCCCAATTGGCCGATCTCCGCGTTTTCCTGCTTCTTCCGCTTCTTTTAAAGCTTCAGTCATATAAAAAGTATGATCAATCACATGTATGCCTCCTAAAATCTTTATAATAATATAGTATAAAACTAGATTAAGGGAGTTTCAAAATGAATTTCTATACAAAGTGCGTCTCATTATTTGAATAGCTTAAACAAATGGATAATGGTTAAGAATCTGGGGAAATTATCATTAACTAAATAATGATTGGTGGTTAGTGATACATGGAATGGGATTTTATTTGGAAAGCCATTCTCATCGTTCTGGTTGGAACAGTTTTGTTGAGAGTTGCAGGAAGAAAAACAATTTCTCAAATGACGTTGGCTGAGACAGTATTAATGGTTGGTATCGGTTCTCTACTTATTCAGCCTGTTGCGGGTAAAAATGTTTGGACGACATTTCTAATAGGAGGAATACTAGTTGGGACTCTTTTAGTTATGGAACTTCTTCAAATGAAATCAGACAAATTTGAAAAGGCTATTACAGGTAAGGCGAAAATTATCATTGATAACGGAAATTTAAATGAGCAAAATCTTAAAAAACTTAGATTATCTGTAGATCAACTAGAAATGATGCTTCGCCAAAATAGTATTTCGAAAATCAGTGATGTAAAATGGGCAACGTTGGAACCAAATGGCCAATTAGGCTATGAGTTAAAACAAGAAGCACAGCCTGTTACAAAGAAGGATTTTGACGATTTTAAACAAACAATTGTTAACTTAATTCCTAGCAATGCTCAACTTACTCATATAAATGAAATTTTAAGCTTAATGAACAATAATACAAAGCCAGAAAGTAAAGAGGACATTTTTGCTGAAGTTAAACATAAACGACATAAAGAAGCTCCTCCAAAGCACTTACAATAATTTTTCGTAAAAAACACCAATAAATGTAATTTTTTAGTTAATTTTGAAAAAATATGTAGTATAATAGTATTGTTATTTATAATAAATCCCTAAGTAGACCTCCCGTTTTCTTAGGGATTTATTATATTAACTTAAGGAATATAAAGGGGAAAAGAGGCATTGATAGGTCGATTCCAGGCAATACCTCCGTTTTTTAGTGGAGTTTCTTCGCTGTTTTTTCTTTCTTGGGCCAGATAAAATAGCTTGTTGTCATGTATAAATCAATCGCTAAAACGATTAACCATACTTTTACCATTGTATTGAGTGCTTCGGTTCGTTGAGGATCCTGGATATAGATGATCATCATTTCTAAGATTGCCACACCAATTAGAAATGCTACAACGTGCTTGATAAAACCTTTTCTATAATGCCTAGCAAAAGGAATTCCGTATCGTTTCATCGGCTTAGCTGACGTTTTTTTCATCATATAAAATTGAAATTTTTCGTCCATCCAATTAATCATACTTTTTCCATATGCCAGAGAAACTCCGATATAAACTGCAGCAATTCCATGTGCAAGAGTTGCTGTTGCTCCGCGATACAGATCAATGCTTGTAATGATAATTAACAAAAGGTCAATTATGGGGGTAGAAGCTAACAGTAAAAATCCTACCTTTTGAAACTTCAGTAAATATCGTGCCGTTAACCCTAGTAATATAACAACCCAAAATGAAACCTCGCATGCAATAATAATCCATCCTATATAATTCATAAATACCTCTCTTTATGAAATGGTAATATCTAACACTATTTTAGCACTTTTTACTTTTCTCTGTTACAAGAAAAAAATATATTCTAATAGTCCTATAGAAAGGAGTAGCATGATGAATTTTCATTTGAATGAAGCAATCGAGGTATTATCGAGAACACCAAAGACATTGGAGCATTTTTTATCTGGACTTTCTGATCAATGGCTGCATTGTAATGAAGGGGAAGGAACGTGGAATGCTTCTGAAATTGTTGAACATTTAATTGAAGCTGAACTACATAATTGGATTCCCAGATTAGAATCTATTCTACATGATGGAAAGAACAAGCACTTTCCTTCATTTGATCGTTTTTCACATTTGACTAAGCCTGAAAGTACAATTGAAGAAAAACTATTAACTTTTATCCAACTAAGAGAAACAAATCTTGAAAAATTAAAAGAACTTATTAATCCTCATCATCACCTAGAAATCGAAGGGACACATCCCGCTTTCGGTGTGGTCAAAATAAGAGAGCTTCTTTCAACCTGGGTTGTTCATGATCTTACACATATTTCGCAAATCGTTAGAGTAATGGCAAAGAGGTATTATGATGACGTTGGCCCTTGGAAGGAATATTTGGGAGTATTAAAGAAATAGATTTTTAAATTGTAAAAGTATCTTCTCATAACAAGGAGTAATAAATAATGAAAATTAGAGCCCTAAAAAAGGAAGAAACACCGCCAATACAATTATTATTACTTGCGGATCCTTCAGTATCAATAATTGAAGATTACCTTAACCGGGGAATGTGCTTTGTTGCTGAAAATCAGGAGAACATGGTCATAGGAGTTTTAGTGCTACTTCCAACAAGACCACATTCCGTGGAGTTAGCGAATATTTCTGTTTCAGAGGATTACCGAGGAAAAGGTGTTGGAAAGTTATTGATAAAGCATGCTATTTCCGTAGCTAGAGAAAAATTATTTAAAGTCATGGAAGTTGGAACTGGAAATTCTAGCATAGATCAAATTGCCTTTTATCAAAAATGTGGATTTAGACTAACAGGCGTTGACTTTGATTTTTTCGTCAAACATTATGATGAACCGATATATGAAAATAATATCCAATGCAGAGATATGGTGCGCTTTACTTTGGATATTGAATAAAAAAATGTTTAGTTACTTTACGCTTTGATTCAATTTAACAAATAGATTAGTAAACCAATACGCAAGAATAGCCATACCTACATCTAGAAGAAAAACATGAAAAATATTCATTCCTTTATAAAAAAGCAACAAACCAAGCTTATGCCATATAAAAGCAAGTTCCAAAATGACCAAACTGTTTCCAGTATTCAAGAATTAGGTCAGTTAATTTAGCATGTAAAGAATCTGTTTGCTCTAATAAGTGTTCACGTGACATAGAGCGTTCTCTCCTATCGCATGATAAAAAATGGTTATTATTTTATTATTTGCCAAACCATTTTTTTCTACTCGAGTTATTAACCAGGTTTTTGCAAGTCCTTCCAAATGTATGTATTTAGCATTAGCATTTATTTTTATATAAAATCAAAATTATGCCTCGACTATTCCTTCAGGAAGAGGTTTTTGAATTTTTTATCAGGAAATTTTTAAAATGATGCATAATATACAAACTATCAACAAATGTTACAAGTACACTATACAAAGGAGGAATTGATTATGGCAAATAACTCAAATAACTTAGTCGTACCTGGAGCTGAACATTCACTTGACCAAATGAAGGTGGAAATCGCAAATGAATTCGGTGTAGACCTTGGCGGTGAAACAACTTCACGTGCAAACGGATCTGTTGGTGGAGAAATAACAAAACGCCTTGTTTCAATGGCGCAACAACAATTAGGTTAATTTGAATAAGGCATCATTCTTGTAGAAATAAACATCATGTATAACTACAACTAAAGAATGAAAGATGCCATTTTAGGTTTCTAATGTTTAGTGTTTTAAAAGATCATGAAATTGCTCATTTATATAACATTCTAGGAAAGTCAATTAAAGTAACTAAAGACAAACATCTAAGAACTGTTGTGCTTGAATTAACTGAAGAGCTGAACAGACGACACCAAATGGCTACTGAATGACTATACTAGAACTCTAACCCCACCAAACTTATAAATAAAAACCCCCATTATTCTTTTGAATAATGTACTGCACCCCAAAAGTTAGAGTAAGAATCTAACTTTGGGGTGTTTTTACTATCAACTATGTTCTTTCTTTGGAGTTTGAAAATATCTCCTTATGAACCAAACGTGAAACATAAATAACGAATAGGTGCCAGGGAACAAACTGAAGAAAGGCACTATAATTTATTTTCACATAGCGAACCTTTATAAGAAAATAATCGATTACTAAAAAATACAAAAGATGATAGAAGCGATAAATTATTCCACTTTTAGAAGAGATAAAGGTAGAAAAAATACCCAGTAGTAAACTGTAAAGAGGTGCAATGATAAAATGTTCCTTCCAGGTATGTAGCAACCCAACCCCAAATTTTAATTTTCTTCTAACAGCCATCGTAAACATAAAGGTCACATCAATTACAACAATTGTTAAATATTGAGCCAATTTAAGAGCCCAATCTTTTCTCTTCTCAATCAGTTTATAAAAATAATCGCTTATATAAAAATACATAAGCATTAAGACTGTAGTGAATTTTGGATTCCACCAGTTTGTTTTATAAATTCCCAAGCGAAGAAATAATTTTTCAACAATATAAAAGTATGTGATGAAGGAAACTTTCCACCGCCAATTCTTTTTATAGATCGTTAAAAACGTTGCTGTAATGGGTACATAAAAGGCTTGAGATAAAATTGCTCCAAGAATATTATCTAAATATTTTATTTTTAAGATGGAGGGTTTATATGTGTATGCTTGAAAAAGATTCAGTACAAAGTATTCAAAAAAGAAAGCAAAGCCAATATTTGATAGCAACAGAGTCCATGTGTATTCTCTTTTTCGTTTTAGTAATTGAGAAAAAATAATAAGATGAATAATTGTTAATAAAAGAAATGGTATAGAGTTTCTATTCAGTTGTCCTTTACGCAAGGGTATCACCAACTCATGACTAATATAATATTTTGATTCCTCAAAGATATCTTACCTTTATCTTTTGTTATTATTTGTTTTTTTACTCAAATAACGAAATACCCGATTGATTTGGTACAATGGAAATGGAATCTCCTTGAAAGAGAGGAAAAAAGATGGATATAAGATTATTAAGTAAAAAACACGCAGCTGTTTATAAAAGTCTAAGATTAAAGGCGTTACAAGAGCATCCAGAAGCATTCAGCTCCAGTTATGAGGAGGAAGTTACATTTTCTATAGCTACTATAGAAAAGAGGTTAAGTGTAGAAAACTCCTTCACATTTGGAGCATTTGTTGATGAAAAATTAGTTGCTGTTATTACATTGTTGCCGGAAACAAAAAATAAACTAAAACACAGAGCTAATATCGTCGCTGTTTATGTTAGTACTGGCTACCGTAAAGCGGGAATAGGTCAAAAGTTAGTAGAAGCAGCGATTAATAAATCAAAGTCTATTGAAGGAATCGAGCAACTTTATTTA
This genomic stretch from Metabacillus sp. B2-18 harbors:
- a CDS encoding iron-containing alcohol dehydrogenase translates to MKISKFVTPEIIFGKNSIKQAGEACLRLGAKKVLIVSDQGVAAAGWLEKVVNLCKESCLPFAIYTDITIDPKDTEVINGSRLYIENECDAIIGVGGGSALDVAKAIAIVATNGGEIKDYEGIDKIVHPLPPMIMIMTTAGSGSEVSQFSVIVDSTRKKKMTIISKSLVPDIAIIDPLTLMTKDSSLTAATGMDVLTHAIEAYVSIAATPLTDVQAKNALSLVATYLRPSVASKTNEEAKEAMAMASLQAGLAFSNAILGAAHAISHAIGGRFPLPHGEINAILLPYVMDFNFIAAPKRFTDMAGCIGIDTRAFTQKEAGNAAIQYVRELSADIGIPKQLREVGISQDMITSICQTALEDACMITNPRDMNLEQMKQLLHQVL
- a CDS encoding sensor histidine kinase — protein: MLEDKNEMIALLTGVESSKKSYYTELKKTVDMLQKKNMQLEIMNEVMKSIKIDMTLEEILSNMVDKLKSIIQFDRLSFFLLQNVSLTLINVFPENTSTIERGIDLPRDNSLYWMALTKRQVMFQQLEYPTWNFNELEFLRNLKLNSILVVPIYSKNKEIGVICIGRCFHEHWHSEDIAFLEQLADHLAVSIENTQLYNEVLRSKQEWENTFKAVDDMIIIFDKHVNVIQMNDSVRHFLKTHHHKDNLLLEQHYKRLANKTFQTEKASYQEIHFEDQSTFELYTYPVYNNKNFVYGVIAYVKDVTEKRKMEVQLLHSGKLAAIGEMAAGVAHELNSPLTAILGNSQLLLRNVKEDDDSFTLLRDIKTCGVRCKDIIKSLLAFSRQEEYTFQSFHINDAVKQVLNLLKYQLKKNQINVITNLYEDLPMIEGSQQQIEQIIINLLLNAKDAVEVIVKDDKEIEIMTSLENQSVKVSVRDNGIGIEQERLSKIFHPFHTTKEAEKGTGLGLSVSIGIAKTHGGSIDVISEVNKGSTFQLVLPLQPLTKTEVSV
- a CDS encoding sigma-54-dependent transcriptional regulator; the encoded protein is MISILIIDDEVEIGYFLSRLFQSKGYQVKVVNSGKEFSEIDFSLEQFHVAMIDLKLPDANGLTLLQNLKQVQPTCKVMIMTGYSTIKTAVDAIKLGASDYIEKPFDDIDLLEKQVEKLLGSTCFSNQHHIEKIARESGLIVGNSRAMNQLIQTAAKVAGKPVNILIEGETGTGKEVLSRFLHQASDRHQESFIGVNCGALSENLLESELFGHEKGSFTGATQHRKGLFEIASNGTLFLDEIAEASYAIQVKLLRVLETREFMRVGSESILRTKTRLIAATNEDLKEAVKQKKFREDLFYRLNVVHLKIPPLRERKEDIPLLVQHLLQRTGTALSFSNSAIDLLQSYDWPGNIRELSNFVTRAVMLADPHATIIQAGDLPINHQTKSQVITSNTDKQESNLESYLKTWLTETLTTFEQKDEVKLDEVLAQVKELESQVGKSFIIRTLKDTHGNRKEAAKRLQITMRKLRYLLNEKT
- a CDS encoding aldehyde dehydrogenase family protein — protein: MVQNVGTKELELSPRLVEFLNGDKKLFINGEWVEAVSGKTFDTLNPATGEKLASVSEAGEEDIDLAVKAAREAFDNGPWSKMGTAERSRLIYKLADLIEEHKVELAQLETLDNGKPIRETANADIPLAIEHFRYFAGWATKIVGQTIPVQGNYFNYTRHEAVGVVGQIIPWNFPLLMAAWKLGAALATGCTIVLKPAEQTPLSALYLGKLINEAGFPKGVVNIVPGFGQTAGSPLVNHPLVDKVAFTGSTAVGKAIMRQASESLKRVTLELGGKSPNIILPDADLSKAVPGSLMGIMFNQGQVCCAGSRLYVQKKQYDNVVADLVSLTKDISQGNGLLEATTMGPLISAQQQNRVKGYIDKGIEEGAEVLAGGNIPFEQGYFVAPTIFADVNNSMTIAKEEIFGPVVAAMPFDDLDDLVDKANDSNYGLAAGVWTQDIKKAHYIAHRIKAGTVWVNCYNAFDAASPFGGYKQSGIGREMGSYALENYTEVKSVWVNMD
- a CDS encoding nucleoside deaminase, which codes for MIDHTFYMTEALKEAEEAGKRGDRPIGAVIVHDGKIISRGSNRISTLENEVAHAEINAIHSCAAYLKKHAENCTIYTTVEPCMMCLTTIVMANIRHVVFAVKDNYLQMEDFIESVPYVKKRLYTYESGILSSESERIIKKYSPFMAEIIFNGRKPS
- a CDS encoding DUF421 domain-containing protein produces the protein MEWDFIWKAILIVLVGTVLLRVAGRKTISQMTLAETVLMVGIGSLLIQPVAGKNVWTTFLIGGILVGTLLVMELLQMKSDKFEKAITGKAKIIIDNGNLNEQNLKKLRLSVDQLEMMLRQNSISKISDVKWATLEPNGQLGYELKQEAQPVTKKDFDDFKQTIVNLIPSNAQLTHINEILSLMNNNTKPESKEDIFAEVKHKRHKEAPPKHLQ
- a CDS encoding DinB family protein gives rise to the protein MNFHLNEAIEVLSRTPKTLEHFLSGLSDQWLHCNEGEGTWNASEIVEHLIEAELHNWIPRLESILHDGKNKHFPSFDRFSHLTKPESTIEEKLLTFIQLRETNLEKLKELINPHHHLEIEGTHPAFGVVKIRELLSTWVVHDLTHISQIVRVMAKRYYDDVGPWKEYLGVLKK
- a CDS encoding GNAT family N-acetyltransferase, coding for MKIRALKKEETPPIQLLLLADPSVSIIEDYLNRGMCFVAENQENMVIGVLVLLPTRPHSVELANISVSEDYRGKGVGKLLIKHAISVAREKLFKVMEVGTGNSSIDQIAFYQKCGFRLTGVDFDFFVKHYDEPIYENNIQCRDMVRFTLDIE
- a CDS encoding alpha/beta-type small acid-soluble spore protein: MANNSNNLVVPGAEHSLDQMKVEIANEFGVDLGGETTSRANGSVGGEITKRLVSMAQQQLG